A stretch of Planktothrix serta PCC 8927 DNA encodes these proteins:
- a CDS encoding transporter substrate-binding protein codes for MPGVRVGLLHSLSGAMAYRERPLLEAELMAIAEINDRGGVLGQIIEPIIEDGASDCFTFERKAKKLIQEDGVTTLFGCWTSASRHGVKPVLETFNAQLWYPAPYEGLENCSQIFYTGFCANQQVESTITWLLRNQKTRCYLLGWDQVFSHTLNKLMKVHLRHHDGQVVGEAYVPSSTRDFEPIITRIRQAQPDIIINTLRGDRNLIFYRQFYESGILASDLPILATSLSESEVQQLQNAALGHLSCFNYFQSLNTPENHQFVQAFKHRYGADRVTNDSMATAYTQIYLWKQAVELAESFDIERIRIAAYGQRFLAPGGLVHLEPNHHIAKVCRIGQVLPNQQFEILYTSEQPIKPLPWLGFNEANFNASDIVFELLAEVSQGIERAEQLEQKSIELEATKAQLQQEIEIRKQFEDALQRANEELEEKVEERTAALKESNDNLVQEIVQHQQAEIALRMARDQLQTVLEAVPGTVSWINSDLRYIEVNDRLANMLNLPKETFIGQHIGFLGTSSEFNQFVQDLFDSPEIDAYREVKTQIYGEWRHYLIVAQKYDHNRAAFVVGIDITDRKQAEESLINAKDQLQTVLEAVPGSVSWISSDLRYIEVNQRLADMFNLPKEAFIDQHIGFLGTSSDFHNFVQNLFDSPDIDASQEVRTKIKEEWRNYLIVAQKYNNNQAAFIVGIDITASKQAEESLKNAKDQLQTVLEAVPGSVSWINSNLRYIEVNQRLADMFNLPKEAFIDQDIGFLGDNSEFTQFVQNLFDSSAIDAFQEVSVPVNEQLRHYLIVAQKYNQNQAAFVVGIDITARKDAEEALRLTQDQLEAVLDVVPGTVSWISSDLRYLGVNRYLASTFDLKPEDFVGKDIGFLKASFEFNGFVQGFFNNSEKDAYQEVMSVVKGKPRNYLIVAHKYNNNQAAFFVGIDITERKQAEEALKQAEANYRSIFENAVEGIFQTTPAGVYLSANPALARIYGYQSPEELIDNLTNIQDQLYVDPPRRQEFVQLLEAQGAIVGFESQIRRLDGRLTWISENAFAVRDEAGNLLHYEGTVEDINERKKAEEALQNAMEELETRVEERTAALREANHQLVREIAERTRIEIALRESEAELRALFAAMTDVITVFDSEGRYKKIVSTNSEVLYSPTEERLGKSVFEVFPSSHATLFYDQIQKVLETKQTLNLEYSLTSAETEPGHHALNSSDFLGGDEVWFAATVSPMPDNCVIWVARNTTERRRVLEALKAEREKSERLLLNILPQSIAEQLKQNPHSIAERFEQATIMFADIVDFTGFSARISPSELVDLLNQIFSAFDELADKHNLEKIKTIGDSYMVAGGLPTPRNDHAEAMAEMALDMQEQIQRFQRERGQCFNLRIGMNTGPVVAGVIGTKKFIYDLWGDAVNIASRMESQGEMGKIQVTTTTKNLLNGKYAFEERGLIDVKGRGEMVTYWLTKRR; via the coding sequence ATGCCAGGTGTACGAGTCGGGTTACTGCATTCTCTGAGTGGAGCGATGGCCTATCGGGAAAGGCCTTTGCTAGAAGCGGAGTTAATGGCAATTGCCGAAATTAATGATCGGGGTGGAGTTTTAGGACAAATCATTGAGCCGATCATTGAGGATGGTGCCTCAGACTGCTTCACGTTTGAGCGAAAAGCCAAAAAACTGATTCAAGAAGATGGTGTCACCACCCTCTTTGGATGTTGGACTTCGGCGAGTCGTCACGGGGTCAAACCTGTGCTGGAAACTTTCAATGCTCAATTATGGTATCCGGCCCCTTATGAGGGGTTAGAAAATTGTAGCCAAATTTTCTATACGGGATTTTGTGCGAATCAGCAAGTTGAATCTACAATTACTTGGTTACTCCGAAATCAAAAAACACGCTGTTATTTATTGGGTTGGGATCAAGTCTTTTCTCATACTCTCAATAAGTTGATGAAAGTTCATCTCAGACATCACGATGGACAGGTGGTAGGAGAAGCTTATGTTCCGTCTTCGACACGAGATTTTGAACCGATTATTACCCGGATTCGACAGGCGCAACCGGATATTATTATTAATACCTTAAGAGGCGATCGCAATTTAATTTTTTATCGCCAATTTTATGAAAGTGGAATTCTCGCTTCAGACCTGCCAATTTTAGCCACTTCCTTATCAGAATCGGAAGTTCAACAACTTCAAAATGCTGCTCTTGGTCATTTAAGTTGTTTTAATTATTTTCAAAGTTTAAACACTCCAGAAAATCATCAATTTGTCCAAGCATTTAAACACCGTTATGGAGCAGATCGGGTTACAAACGACTCGATGGCTACGGCTTATACTCAAATTTATCTATGGAAACAAGCCGTTGAATTAGCGGAGTCTTTTGACATCGAGCGGATTCGGATTGCTGCTTATGGACAACGTTTTCTAGCTCCTGGAGGGTTAGTTCATTTAGAACCCAATCATCATATTGCTAAAGTTTGTCGAATTGGTCAAGTGTTACCCAATCAACAATTTGAGATTTTATACACCAGTGAACAACCGATTAAACCTTTACCTTGGTTAGGATTTAATGAGGCGAATTTTAATGCTTCTGATATTGTTTTTGAGTTATTAGCCGAAGTCAGTCAAGGAATTGAACGCGCCGAACAATTAGAACAAAAATCGATAGAATTGGAAGCAACAAAAGCTCAACTTCAGCAGGAAATTGAAATCCGCAAACAATTTGAAGATGCGTTACAAAGAGCCAATGAAGAGTTAGAAGAAAAAGTAGAAGAACGCACAGCTGCTTTAAAAGAATCTAATGATAATTTAGTCCAAGAAATTGTTCAACATCAACAAGCAGAAATAGCTCTCCGCATGGCTAGAGATCAATTACAAACGGTATTAGAAGCGGTGCCGGGTACGGTTTCTTGGATTAATTCTGATTTACGTTATATTGAAGTCAATGATCGATTAGCTAATATGCTGAACCTCCCCAAGGAGACTTTTATCGGTCAACATATTGGGTTTTTAGGTACCAGTTCAGAATTCAATCAATTTGTCCAAGATTTATTTGATAGTCCTGAAATTGATGCTTATCGAGAAGTCAAAACTCAAATTTATGGGGAATGGCGACATTATTTAATTGTTGCCCAAAAATATGATCATAATCGGGCGGCTTTTGTCGTAGGAATTGATATTACGGATCGCAAACAAGCAGAAGAATCTTTAATTAATGCCAAAGATCAACTCCAAACGGTATTAGAAGCGGTGCCGGGTAGTGTTTCTTGGATTAGTTCAGATTTGCGTTATATCGAAGTGAATCAACGGTTGGCGGATATGTTTAATCTGCCCAAAGAAGCTTTTATTGATCAACATATTGGATTTTTAGGTACCAGTTCAGACTTCCATAATTTTGTTCAAAATTTATTCGATAGTCCTGACATTGATGCTTCTCAAGAAGTTAGAACTAAAATTAAAGAAGAGTGGCGTAATTATTTAATTGTGGCTCAAAAATACAATAATAATCAGGCTGCTTTTATTGTAGGAATTGATATTACCGCCAGTAAACAAGCAGAAGAATCTTTAAAGAATGCAAAAGATCAATTGCAAACCGTATTAGAAGCGGTTCCAGGGAGCGTTTCTTGGATTAATTCAAATTTGCGTTATATCGAAGTAAATCAACGGTTAGCGGATATGTTTAATCTGCCGAAGGAAGCTTTTATCGATCAAGATATTGGGTTTTTAGGGGATAATTCAGAATTTACTCAATTTGTGCAAAATTTATTTGATAGTTCTGCTATTGATGCCTTTCAAGAGGTGTCAGTTCCTGTTAATGAACAGTTACGGCATTATTTAATTGTAGCTCAAAAATACAATCAAAATCAAGCTGCTTTTGTAGTGGGAATTGATATTACCGCTCGCAAAGATGCAGAAGAAGCATTACGACTGACTCAAGACCAATTAGAAGCAGTATTAGATGTTGTTCCGGGTACAGTTTCTTGGATTAGTTCAGATTTACGCTATTTAGGCGTTAATCGTTATTTAGCCTCAACTTTTGATTTAAAACCCGAAGACTTTGTGGGTAAAGATATTGGGTTCTTAAAAGCTAGTTTTGAATTTAATGGTTTTGTTCAAGGTTTTTTTAATAATTCCGAAAAAGATGCCTATCAGGAAGTCATGTCGGTCGTTAAAGGTAAACCTCGAAACTATTTAATTGTTGCTCATAAATATAATAACAATCAAGCGGCTTTCTTTGTGGGAATTGATATTACCGAGCGCAAACAAGCAGAAGAAGCTTTAAAACAAGCAGAAGCCAACTATCGCAGCATTTTTGAGAATGCCGTTGAAGGAATTTTCCAAACCACACCCGCCGGAGTTTATTTAAGTGCAAATCCGGCTTTAGCTCGAATTTATGGCTATCAATCTCCTGAAGAATTAATCGACAATTTGACCAATATTCAAGACCAACTGTATGTTGACCCTCCGCGTCGTCAAGAGTTTGTTCAACTCTTAGAAGCACAGGGAGCCATTGTCGGATTTGAATCTCAAATTCGCCGTTTAGATGGACGGTTAACTTGGATTTCAGAAAATGCTTTTGCTGTGCGAGATGAAGCCGGAAATTTACTCCACTATGAAGGAACTGTTGAGGATATTAACGAGCGTAAAAAAGCCGAAGAAGCTCTACAAAATGCAATGGAAGAGTTAGAAACCCGTGTAGAAGAACGCACCGCAGCCTTACGCGAGGCAAATCATCAATTAGTTCGAGAAATTGCTGAACGGACACGCATTGAAATCGCATTGCGAGAGTCGGAAGCCGAACTACGAGCCTTATTTGCTGCCATGACCGATGTAATTACGGTTTTTGATAGTGAAGGACGATATAAAAAGATTGTCAGCACAAATTCGGAAGTTTTATATAGTCCCACGGAAGAACGTCTAGGAAAAAGTGTGTTTGAAGTTTTTCCTTCGAGTCATGCCACTTTATTTTATGATCAAATTCAAAAAGTATTAGAAACGAAACAAACCTTAAACCTTGAATATAGTTTAACTTCCGCCGAAACTGAACCCGGACATCATGCACTCAATTCCTCTGATTTCCTGGGGGGAGATGAAGTCTGGTTTGCGGCAACCGTTTCTCCGATGCCAGATAATTGTGTGATTTGGGTGGCTCGAAATACAACCGAACGGCGCCGGGTTTTAGAAGCCTTAAAAGCAGAACGAGAAAAATCAGAACGGTTGTTACTTAATATTCTCCCTCAATCCATTGCAGAACAACTCAAACAAAACCCTCATTCTATTGCCGAACGTTTTGAACAAGCTACAATTATGTTTGCCGATATTGTAGATTTTACCGGATTTTCTGCCCGAATTTCTCCCTCGGAATTAGTCGATTTACTCAATCAAATTTTCTCTGCTTTTGATGAATTAGCCGACAAACACAATTTAGAAAAAATTAAAACCATTGGCGATTCTTATATGGTCGCTGGCGGGTTGCCAACTCCCCGAAATGACCATGCAGAAGCTATGGCAGAAATGGCTTTAGATATGCAGGAACAAATTCAACGATTTCAACGAGAAAGGGGTCAATGTTTTAATTTAAGAATTGGCATGAATACTGGGCCCGTAGTCGCAGGTGTGATTGGGACGAAAAAATTTATTTATGATTTATGGGGGGATGCCGTTAATATTGCTTCTCGCATGGAATCTCAAGGAGAAATGGGCAAAATTCAAGTCACGACCACAACCAAAAACCTTTTAAATGGCAAATACGCCTTTGAGGAACGCGGTTTAATTGATGTCAAAGGTCGAGGAGAAATGGTGACATATTGGTTAACAAAACGCCGATAG
- a CDS encoding type II toxin-antitoxin system RelE family toxin: MDYKIEFSKKAKKQFKSLPKLFQERLAPQINALASNPRPRGSIQLSGVEEDVYRIRVGDYRIVYEIYDKILLVWIIEMGHRREVYRKK, translated from the coding sequence GTGGATTATAAAATCGAGTTTTCTAAAAAAGCGAAGAAACAATTTAAGTCTTTACCTAAATTATTTCAAGAACGCCTCGCACCCCAGATTAATGCTTTGGCTAGTAATCCTCGTCCTAGAGGATCAATCCAATTATCAGGAGTTGAGGAAGATGTTTATCGAATTCGTGTAGGGGATTATCGAATTGTTTATGAAATTTATGATAAAATTTTGTTGGTTTGGATTATTGAAATGGGTCATCGACGTGAAGTTTATCGAAAAAAATGA
- a CDS encoding fasciclin domain-containing protein: MTQKTKKFLTLLATVSSVAVLAACGQPTATNTTPEQPATEQAAGTPESTTSTTTASPGADTTASTATTTPAVASENTGTDAALVSNESETVVQIANSNPSFSTFTKAVEAAGLTETLSGAGNYTVFAPTDEAFAALPAGTLEELMKPENKEKLAKILQYHILPNKVAAAEIQPGEVATVEGDPVNLEVAEGKVTVNGAEVIQPDINASNGVIHVIKVVILPPTAPAPGAQ, translated from the coding sequence ATGACTCAAAAAACCAAAAAATTTCTGACTTTATTAGCAACCGTCAGCAGTGTCGCTGTCCTTGCAGCCTGTGGTCAGCCTACTGCAACTAACACCACCCCAGAACAACCCGCTACCGAACAAGCAGCCGGGACTCCTGAGTCTACAACCTCTACAACTACTGCTTCTCCTGGTGCTGATACCACAGCCAGCACAGCAACCACCACTCCCGCCGTTGCTTCCGAAAATACTGGAACAGATGCGGCTTTAGTCTCCAATGAGTCAGAAACCGTTGTCCAAATTGCCAACAGCAACCCCTCTTTCAGTACCTTTACCAAAGCCGTTGAAGCCGCTGGGTTAACAGAAACCCTCTCTGGCGCAGGCAATTACACGGTTTTCGCCCCCACCGATGAAGCTTTTGCAGCCTTACCTGCGGGAACTTTAGAAGAGTTAATGAAGCCAGAAAATAAAGAAAAATTGGCTAAAATTCTCCAATATCATATTCTGCCGAATAAAGTTGCTGCGGCTGAAATTCAACCCGGCGAAGTCGCTACGGTTGAAGGAGATCCGGTTAATTTAGAAGTAGCTGAAGGCAAAGTTACAGTTAATGGCGCTGAAGTTATTCAACCTGATATTAATGCCAGCAACGGTGTTATTCATGTGATTAAGGTTGTTATTCTTCCTCCTACTGCTCCTGCTCCTGGCGCTCAATAA